From a region of the Odoribacter splanchnicus DSM 20712 genome:
- a CDS encoding alpha-L-arabinofuranosidase C-terminal domain-containing protein, whose protein sequence is MKKNNIVLFGIAVLCACSVPKERQPLTGGQWGEIKNGSAEEVVSSEVLYWQAPPASKEVLHFYDATAHDGTRSLCISADGLANGYWNNRVNLKPWSKYRFKGWIKCENVVAEPQGGAGFRLQGVEVQLPDFTGTQDWTLVSCDFETGANDCVIVSCLLGTEGKAKGKVWFDDLSFECLGTEVIETSIKVDPAEQKAEMSPYIYGQFIEHMGHCIYGGIWAEMLMDRKFWYAPGQKGSPWQIAGTDKAEEGLYMDETAPYTGRHTPVLKSDGKRIALKQTQLGLRPGISCSGYIVMKADREMPVKVMLNYGSFIQELSLEVGTTYRKYPVHFSAFDHKVKDATFSICPQKEGRLWIGTASLMPDDHIDGFRADVLALLRGLKAPVYRWPGGNFVSGYDWHDGIGERDKRPPRRNPAWTGVESNDVGIHEFMRLCELLDTEPYIAVNAGLGGVKEAADEVEYCNGTEDTPMGKWRKQNGQAKPWKVKWWSVGNEMFGDWQLGFMSTEAFVKKHNSFADAMWKVDSSIHLIAVGEVGRWDEMILANCADRMDLVSEHFYCQDWHGGGLMTHVLQIPRNIRRIAEAHRGYRRDIPALEGKDIRICMDEWNYWYGPHIYGELGTRYFLRDALGIAAGLNEFLRQSDMVFMANYAQTVNVIGCIKATTTDACYASTGEVLKLYREQFGTVPVKVDGELRPLDVAAAIRSSDQALTLSVINPGWEEVTFDLDILGGQFEYQAKTCRLNGVATIYTLTGPDDMAYNTPGQESVVKVSEKSLKNTKQVKVGPFSANVIVLGTE, encoded by the coding sequence ATGAAGAAGAATAATATCGTTTTATTCGGGATAGCGGTGCTTTGTGCATGTTCTGTCCCAAAAGAGCGTCAACCTTTGACCGGTGGACAGTGGGGAGAAATAAAGAACGGTTCTGCCGAAGAGGTCGTTTCTTCAGAAGTGCTCTATTGGCAGGCTCCTCCTGCCAGTAAAGAAGTTTTGCACTTCTATGATGCAACGGCTCATGACGGTACCCGGAGTTTATGTATTTCAGCCGACGGTTTGGCTAATGGATACTGGAATAACCGGGTGAATCTCAAACCGTGGTCGAAATATCGCTTCAAAGGGTGGATCAAATGTGAAAATGTAGTGGCCGAACCGCAAGGGGGAGCCGGATTCCGCTTGCAGGGAGTCGAGGTACAATTGCCTGATTTTACCGGTACGCAAGACTGGACTTTGGTCAGTTGTGATTTTGAGACCGGAGCGAACGATTGTGTCATCGTATCATGTTTGCTGGGAACAGAAGGAAAAGCAAAAGGGAAAGTATGGTTTGACGATCTTTCGTTCGAATGTCTGGGTACGGAGGTCATCGAAACCAGTATAAAAGTTGATCCGGCAGAGCAAAAGGCGGAGATGTCTCCTTATATTTATGGGCAATTTATAGAACATATGGGGCATTGTATTTATGGAGGTATCTGGGCCGAAATGTTGATGGACCGGAAATTCTGGTATGCTCCGGGGCAAAAAGGTTCTCCCTGGCAGATTGCGGGCACGGATAAAGCGGAAGAAGGTTTATATATGGACGAGACGGCTCCCTATACAGGACGGCATACTCCGGTGTTGAAATCCGACGGTAAACGGATCGCGCTGAAACAGACGCAACTGGGATTACGGCCCGGTATTTCCTGTTCGGGATATATTGTAATGAAAGCCGATCGCGAAATGCCGGTAAAAGTGATGTTGAATTACGGTTCGTTTATTCAGGAATTATCCTTGGAGGTCGGGACTACTTATCGTAAATATCCGGTGCATTTTTCAGCTTTCGATCATAAAGTAAAGGATGCTACTTTTTCGATCTGTCCGCAAAAAGAAGGACGATTATGGATCGGTACGGCTTCTTTGATGCCGGATGATCATATCGACGGCTTCCGGGCGGATGTGCTGGCTTTGCTGAGAGGATTGAAAGCTCCGGTATATCGTTGGCCGGGAGGTAATTTCGTCAGTGGTTATGATTGGCATGACGGGATCGGTGAACGGGATAAACGGCCTCCCCGGAGAAATCCGGCCTGGACAGGAGTGGAATCGAACGATGTCGGGATTCATGAGTTTATGCGATTGTGTGAATTGTTGGATACCGAGCCTTATATTGCTGTAAATGCCGGTTTGGGAGGGGTAAAAGAAGCTGCCGATGAGGTGGAATATTGTAACGGTACAGAGGATACACCGATGGGTAAATGGCGGAAACAAAACGGACAGGCAAAACCCTGGAAGGTGAAATGGTGGTCCGTCGGGAATGAAATGTTCGGGGATTGGCAACTCGGTTTTATGAGTACGGAGGCTTTTGTGAAAAAACATAACAGTTTTGCAGATGCGATGTGGAAAGTAGATTCTTCTATCCACCTGATCGCTGTCGGAGAAGTGGGCCGGTGGGACGAAATGATTTTGGCTAATTGTGCCGACCGGATGGATTTGGTGAGCGAACATTTTTATTGTCAGGACTGGCATGGCGGAGGACTGATGACACACGTATTGCAAATTCCCCGTAATATTCGCCGGATAGCCGAGGCACACCGGGGGTACCGGAGAGATATTCCCGCTTTGGAAGGTAAAGATATCCGTATTTGTATGGACGAATGGAATTATTGGTACGGCCCTCATATCTATGGCGAATTGGGTACCCGTTATTTCTTACGGGATGCTTTGGGGATTGCTGCCGGACTGAATGAGTTCCTCCGTCAAAGCGATATGGTATTTATGGCCAATTATGCACAAACGGTGAATGTCATCGGTTGTATCAAAGCGACGACGACGGATGCTTGTTATGCTTCGACCGGCGAGGTGTTGAAATTATATCGCGAACAATTCGGTACCGTTCCGGTGAAAGTGGACGGAGAGTTACGTCCCCTGGATGTCGCTGCCGCTATCCGGTCTTCCGATCAGGCATTGACTTTATCTGTTATAAATCCGGGCTGGGAAGAAGTGACTTTCGATCTGGATATACTGGGTGGACAGTTTGAGTATCAGGCAAAAACATGCCGGTTGAACGGAGTGGCGACGATTTATACCCTTACCGGACCCGACGATATGGCTTATAATACACCGGGACAGGAAAGTGTGGTGAAAGTGTCGGAAAAAAGTTTGAAAAATACCAAACAGGTGAAAGTAGGCCCTTTTAGTGCGAATGTGATTGTACTCGGAACAGAGTAA
- a CDS encoding glycoside hydrolase family 127 protein has protein sequence MRKLIIGWLLVIGIVSVGRACEHCAALAVGNVVPAKVKYFGLKDVRLLDSPFKNAMDRNAAWMLEMDMDRLLSNFLKNAGLEPKGESYGSWESMGIAGHTLGHYLSAVAQQYASTGDERFKQRVDYIVHELDSCQQYFVNGFIGGMPGGDRVFKQVKKGIIRSAGFDLNGLWVPWYNEHKTMMGLNDAYLLAGNKTAKKVLVNLADYLVDVLAGLTDEQVQTMLNCEFGGMNEALAQVYALTGDKKYLDASYRFYHRRLMEPLAEGKDILPGLHSNTQIPKIIGSARQYELTGNPKDERIAEFFWTTMVNHHSYANGGNSSGEYLSTPDKLNDRLTHSTCETCNTYNMLKLSRHLYEWTGDPKYLDFYEKALYNHILASQHPETGMTCYFVPLAMGTRKDFCDKYNSFTCCMGSGFENHSKYGGAIYSHGSDDRSLFVNLYIPSVLTWKEKGLKVRLETVYPENGRVTLKVVEGERQPLALNLRYPVWAGEGIVVKVNGTKQKITSKPGSFVTLERKWKAGDRIELNIPMNLYTKEMPDNADRRAVFYGPTLLAGALGEKEIEPIRGVPVFVSPDKQVCKYIHPVNGKPLTFETEGLGYPKEVTLIPFYNTYDQYYTVYWDVFSPGEWKQKQAEYEAERLRIEELNKVTVDYIVLGEMQPERDHNLRAGESRIGDFRGKKYRYAYPTGYFDFDMKVSGTESMKMMMTFWGGDCGRDTFEILIDGVRLELFSPKGEDGNFVENTIVIPAKFTEGKDKIRVSFKGYEGKRVTSLYNCRMMR, from the coding sequence ATGAGAAAATTAATAATAGGATGGTTACTGGTTATAGGGATTGTGTCGGTAGGCCGAGCCTGTGAACATTGTGCGGCCTTGGCTGTCGGGAATGTGGTGCCGGCGAAGGTGAAGTATTTCGGTTTGAAGGATGTCCGTTTGCTGGATAGCCCTTTTAAGAATGCTATGGACCGGAATGCGGCATGGATGCTGGAAATGGATATGGACCGGTTGTTATCGAATTTCCTGAAGAATGCAGGCCTCGAGCCGAAAGGAGAATCTTATGGAAGCTGGGAGTCTATGGGGATAGCCGGGCATACCCTGGGACATTATCTTTCGGCTGTGGCACAACAGTATGCCTCTACCGGAGACGAACGCTTCAAACAACGGGTGGATTATATCGTGCACGAACTGGATAGTTGCCAGCAATATTTTGTGAACGGTTTTATCGGTGGCATGCCGGGGGGAGACCGGGTATTCAAACAGGTGAAAAAGGGGATTATCCGTTCGGCCGGATTCGATTTGAACGGCTTGTGGGTCCCCTGGTACAACGAACATAAAACCATGATGGGACTCAATGATGCTTATCTGTTAGCTGGGAACAAGACTGCTAAAAAAGTACTGGTGAATTTGGCCGATTATCTGGTGGATGTACTTGCCGGACTGACGGACGAACAGGTACAGACGATGCTGAATTGTGAGTTCGGTGGTATGAACGAAGCATTGGCACAGGTGTATGCTCTGACCGGAGATAAAAAATACCTGGACGCTTCATATCGATTTTACCACAGACGATTGATGGAACCGTTGGCAGAAGGGAAAGATATCCTGCCCGGATTGCATTCGAATACCCAGATACCGAAGATCATCGGTAGTGCACGTCAGTATGAGTTGACCGGAAACCCAAAAGATGAACGAATTGCCGAATTTTTCTGGACAACGATGGTAAATCATCATAGTTATGCTAACGGGGGAAATAGCTCGGGAGAATATCTTTCGACACCCGATAAACTGAACGATCGCCTGACGCATTCTACCTGTGAGACGTGTAATACTTATAATATGCTGAAATTGAGCCGGCATCTGTATGAATGGACCGGAGATCCGAAGTATCTCGACTTTTACGAGAAAGCATTGTATAATCACATCCTGGCTTCTCAGCATCCCGAAACGGGAATGACCTGTTATTTTGTGCCGCTGGCGATGGGAACCCGGAAAGATTTTTGCGATAAATACAATTCATTCACCTGTTGTATGGGAAGTGGTTTTGAAAATCATTCCAAGTATGGGGGGGCGATTTACAGTCACGGTAGCGACGACCGTTCTCTGTTTGTCAATCTTTATATACCCTCGGTATTGACCTGGAAAGAGAAGGGATTGAAAGTGAGGTTGGAAACCGTTTATCCGGAGAATGGACGGGTGACGTTGAAAGTGGTCGAGGGGGAACGTCAGCCTTTGGCTTTGAATCTGCGTTATCCGGTATGGGCCGGCGAAGGAATTGTGGTGAAAGTGAACGGTACAAAGCAAAAAATAACTTCTAAACCGGGATCTTTCGTTACGCTGGAACGAAAATGGAAAGCAGGCGACCGGATCGAATTGAATATACCGATGAATCTTTATACGAAAGAAATGCCGGATAATGCCGACCGGCGGGCTGTGTTCTACGGACCGACTTTACTGGCAGGTGCATTGGGTGAGAAAGAGATAGAACCGATCCGGGGTGTACCGGTTTTTGTTTCACCCGACAAACAGGTATGTAAGTATATCCACCCGGTAAACGGTAAACCGCTGACTTTTGAAACCGAAGGTTTGGGTTATCCGAAAGAGGTGACGTTGATTCCTTTTTACAATACCTACGATCAGTATTATACGGTGTATTGGGATGTATTCTCACCCGGGGAATGGAAACAAAAACAGGCGGAATATGAAGCAGAAAGATTGCGGATCGAAGAACTGAATAAGGTGACTGTCGATTATATCGTGCTGGGAGAAATGCAGCCCGAACGGGATCATAACCTGAGGGCCGGGGAAAGCCGTATCGGAGATTTCAGGGGTAAAAAATACCGGTATGCTTATCCGACCGGATATTTTGATTTCGATATGAAAGTATCCGGGACGGAATCCATGAAGATGATGATGACTTTCTGGGGTGGGGATTGTGGTCGTGATACCTTCGAAATCCTGATCGATGGTGTACGTCTGGAATTGTTCTCTCCTAAAGGTGAAGATGGAAACTTCGTCGAAAATACGATTGTAATCCCTGCTAAATTTACCGAGGGAAAAGATAAAATCCGGGTATCTTTTAAAGGATATGAAGGCAAACGTGTCACTTCCTTGTACAATTGCAGAATGATGCGTTGA
- the ffh gene encoding signal recognition particle protein, with product MFENLSERLERSFKILKGQGKITELNVAETLKEVRRSLLDADVNYKIAKDFTNRVKEKALGMNVLTAVKPGQMMVKIVHDELAELMGGKNVEVDIKGNPAIILMSGLQGSGKTTFSGKFANLLKNKKGKKPLLVACDVYRPAAIEQLKVLGEQIQVPVYSDETTKDPVRIALDAIKQAKAKGYDVVIVDTAGRLAIDEQMMNEIAAIKEAIHPNETLFVVDAMTGQDAVNTAREFNERLDFNGVILTKLDGDTRGGAALSIRTVVNKPIKYVGTGEKLEALDAFHPERMADRILGMGDIVSLVEKAQEQFDAEEAKKLQKKISRNQFNFNDFLSQIQQIKKMGNIKDLASMIPGVGKALKDIDIDDDAFKGVEAIIYSMTAAEREDPALINGSRRKRIAEGSGTTVQDVNRLLKQFEESKKMMKMLSGGGKLMRKMPGMRR from the coding sequence ATGTTTGAGAATTTATCGGAAAGACTGGAACGGTCGTTCAAGATATTAAAGGGGCAGGGAAAAATCACAGAATTGAATGTAGCGGAGACCTTGAAGGAGGTGCGCCGATCCTTGTTAGATGCCGACGTCAACTATAAAATAGCGAAGGACTTCACCAATCGGGTGAAAGAGAAAGCTTTGGGTATGAATGTGCTCACGGCTGTCAAACCGGGACAAATGATGGTGAAGATTGTCCACGACGAGTTGGCTGAGTTGATGGGGGGCAAGAATGTCGAAGTAGATATAAAAGGTAATCCGGCGATTATTTTGATGTCCGGTTTGCAAGGTTCCGGTAAAACGACCTTTTCCGGTAAGTTTGCCAATTTATTGAAGAATAAAAAAGGGAAGAAACCTTTGCTGGTGGCTTGTGACGTTTATCGTCCCGCTGCTATCGAGCAGTTGAAAGTATTGGGCGAACAGATCCAGGTGCCTGTATATAGCGATGAGACGACCAAAGATCCGGTAAGGATCGCTTTGGATGCCATTAAACAAGCCAAAGCGAAGGGGTATGATGTGGTGATTGTCGATACGGCAGGACGTTTGGCTATCGACGAGCAGATGATGAACGAGATCGCTGCAATTAAAGAGGCTATTCATCCGAATGAAACCCTGTTCGTGGTCGATGCGATGACCGGTCAGGATGCAGTGAATACTGCCCGCGAATTTAACGAACGGCTGGATTTCAACGGAGTGATTCTGACCAAACTGGATGGAGATACCCGGGGGGGAGCCGCTCTTTCTATCCGTACGGTAGTGAACAAACCGATCAAGTATGTCGGAACCGGAGAGAAACTCGAAGCTTTGGACGCCTTCCATCCCGAACGTATGGCCGACCGTATTCTGGGGATGGGAGATATCGTGTCCCTGGTAGAAAAGGCTCAGGAACAGTTCGATGCCGAAGAAGCCAAAAAATTACAAAAGAAAATTTCCCGCAATCAGTTTAATTTTAATGATTTCCTGAGTCAGATCCAGCAAATCAAAAAGATGGGAAATATCAAAGATCTGGCTTCCATGATTCCCGGTGTCGGTAAAGCACTGAAAGATATCGATATCGACGACGATGCCTTTAAAGGAGTTGAAGCGATTATCTATTCCATGACTGCTGCCGAACGGGAGGATCCGGCCCTGATAAACGGTTCACGCCGTAAGCGAATTGCTGAAGGGAGTGGAACGACCGTTCAGGATGTGAACCGTCTGTTGAAACAGTTCGAAGAATCGAAGAAGATGATGAAGATGTTGTCCGGTGGTGGTAAACTGATGCGGAAAATGCCCGGCATGAGACGTTGA
- the folD gene encoding bifunctional methylenetetrahydrofolate dehydrogenase/methenyltetrahydrofolate cyclohydrolase FolD has product MELIDGKKIATQVKQELAGEVKRMKAAGAKTPHLVAVLVGNDPASETYVASKVKACQEVGFKSTEMRYSADITEEQLLAVVDKLNQDADVDGYIVQLPLPRHISEHKVLMAIDPDKDVDGFHPCNVGKMVTGLPAYLPATPAGIVELLKRYEIPTQGKHCVVIGRSNIVGTPMAVLMSRKDKYADCTVTICHSRTQNIKEMTLQADILIVALGKPHFVTADMIKEGAVVVDVGIHRVPSDKTKSGFRLVGDVDFEGVAPKCSYITPVPGGVGPMTIVSLLQNTLKACKGLADK; this is encoded by the coding sequence ATGGAGTTAATAGATGGGAAAAAAATTGCAACTCAGGTAAAACAAGAGTTGGCAGGTGAAGTAAAACGGATGAAAGCAGCCGGAGCCAAAACGCCTCATTTGGTGGCCGTTCTGGTAGGTAACGATCCGGCGAGTGAAACTTATGTGGCCAGCAAAGTAAAGGCTTGCCAGGAGGTCGGTTTCAAGAGCACCGAAATGAGGTATTCGGCCGATATTACCGAAGAACAATTGTTGGCTGTCGTCGATAAGTTGAATCAGGATGCCGACGTAGACGGTTATATCGTACAGTTGCCGTTGCCTCGCCATATCTCTGAGCATAAAGTGTTGATGGCTATCGATCCCGATAAAGATGTGGATGGATTTCATCCCTGCAATGTCGGCAAGATGGTGACCGGTTTGCCTGCCTATCTGCCTGCAACTCCCGCGGGAATCGTAGAGCTGCTGAAACGTTATGAAATACCCACTCAAGGGAAGCATTGTGTGGTGATCGGGAGAAGCAATATCGTAGGTACTCCGATGGCGGTGTTGATGTCACGTAAAGATAAATATGCAGATTGTACGGTGACGATCTGTCATAGCCGTACGCAAAATATAAAAGAAATGACGTTACAAGCCGATATACTGATCGTCGCTTTGGGAAAACCTCATTTTGTGACTGCCGATATGATAAAAGAAGGTGCGGTAGTGGTAGACGTCGGAATCCACCGGGTACCTTCGGATAAAACGAAGTCCGGTTTCCGCCTGGTGGGGGATGTAGATTTTGAAGGAGTAGCTCCTAAATGTTCTTATATCACGCCTGTTCCGGGAGGAGTGGGGCCGATGACTATTGTGTCTTTGCTGCAAAATACCCTTAAAGCTTGCAAGGGACTGGCTGACAAGTAA
- a CDS encoding nucleoside recognition domain-containing protein has translation MVLNYIWIFFFAVAFIVALFRLVIGGDTEVFSAMMTSTFDMSKTGFEISLGLTGVLTLWMGIMKIGERGGAVQVMSGMINPFFRRLFPGLPQDSPAHGSIMMNLAANMLGLDNAATPMGLKAMQQMQEVNTRKDAASNAQIMFLVLNTSGLTIVPVSIMVYRAQLGAANPTDIFIPILLATYFSTLAGLIAVAIYQKINLFDRVILAYLGGISVLMAGVIWYFSTLDKEAVTVVSNVASNIILFGIIMVFIGMAAWKRINVYDAFIEGAKDGFATAVKIIPYLIAILVAIGVFRASGAMEVVMSAITRGIEGLGFNADWVDALPTALMKPLSGSGARGMMIDTMKTFGADSFAGRLACTFQGATDTTFYIIAVYFGAVGIRNTRYAVPCGLIADLAGIIAAVVIAYLFFA, from the coding sequence ATGGTGTTGAATTATATCTGGATTTTCTTTTTTGCCGTTGCCTTTATCGTCGCTTTATTTCGTTTAGTGATAGGAGGTGATACGGAAGTATTCAGCGCTATGATGACCTCTACTTTCGATATGTCGAAGACCGGTTTCGAGATTTCCCTGGGGCTGACCGGAGTGCTGACCTTGTGGATGGGGATCATGAAAATCGGTGAACGGGGTGGGGCTGTGCAGGTGATGTCAGGAATGATCAATCCGTTTTTCCGCCGTCTTTTCCCTGGGCTGCCTCAGGATAGTCCTGCCCATGGGTCCATTATGATGAATCTGGCTGCTAATATGCTGGGCTTGGATAATGCTGCTACACCGATGGGATTGAAAGCGATGCAGCAAATGCAGGAAGTCAATACCCGGAAAGATGCGGCTTCGAATGCTCAGATTATGTTCCTGGTATTAAATACTTCAGGACTGACGATCGTACCGGTGTCGATCATGGTATATAGGGCCCAATTGGGGGCTGCTAATCCGACCGATATTTTTATTCCTATCTTACTAGCCACTTATTTTTCTACTTTGGCCGGTTTGATCGCTGTCGCTATTTATCAAAAGATCAATTTGTTCGATAGAGTGATTCTGGCTTATTTGGGAGGAATTTCGGTTTTGATGGCGGGAGTGATCTGGTATTTTTCAACCTTGGATAAAGAAGCGGTAACCGTTGTTTCGAATGTCGCCAGTAACATCATTCTGTTCGGTATCATCATGGTATTTATCGGGATGGCGGCCTGGAAGCGGATCAATGTGTACGATGCTTTTATCGAGGGGGCTAAGGATGGATTCGCTACTGCTGTAAAGATCATTCCTTATTTGATCGCGATTTTGGTGGCGATCGGGGTATTCAGGGCTTCCGGGGCTATGGAAGTGGTGATGTCTGCGATTACCCGGGGGATAGAAGGACTTGGTTTTAATGCCGACTGGGTGGATGCGCTGCCGACAGCTTTGATGAAACCGCTGAGTGGAAGCGGTGCCCGGGGGATGATGATCGATACCATGAAGACTTTCGGGGCCGATTCATTTGCCGGACGTTTGGCTTGTACTTTCCAGGGGGCGACGGATACGACTTTTTATATCATTGCTGTTTATTTCGGGGCGGTGGGGATCCGGAATACCCGTTACGCTGTTCCGTGTGGACTGATTGCCGATTTAGCAGGGATTATCGCTGCGGTCGTGATCGCCTATTTGTTTTTTGCCTGA
- the mnmA gene encoding tRNA 2-thiouridine(34) synthase MnmA: MKKVVVGMSGGVDSFVTALLLRRQGYEVIGVTLELWEKNDLSGVRDSCEKLNIPFLCREGHELFRQQVVDPFVKAYRSGLTPSPCCICNRRVKWILLQQVADELGVEYIATGHYVRIAEREGRFYIRKGIDPQKDQSYFLWGLPQALLRRALTPLGEYTKKQVKEWAARNGYEQMARRRESMGICFLKNKDYRDFIKDYPIKDFRQESGEIIDDKGRVLGVHAGILNYTVGQKRGIPDRTGVPMYVREIDVERNSIIVAPKSGLYTSVLTVGQVEAVYFGDLLADGVEIKIRGLGLNPRGNIRAERLSPDRLKVVLSEPAWAVAPGQPVAFYHEDILLGGGIAEKDEKL, translated from the coding sequence ATGAAAAAGGTGGTTGTCGGTATGAGCGGAGGGGTCGATAGTTTTGTGACCGCTTTATTGTTACGCCGGCAAGGGTATGAAGTGATCGGGGTGACCCTGGAATTGTGGGAGAAAAATGATTTAAGCGGTGTGAGAGACAGTTGTGAAAAACTGAATATCCCTTTCCTCTGCCGGGAAGGACATGAACTATTCAGGCAGCAGGTGGTTGATCCTTTCGTAAAAGCTTACCGGTCGGGTCTTACGCCGAGTCCTTGCTGCATTTGTAACCGCCGGGTAAAGTGGATATTGTTACAGCAGGTGGCTGATGAGTTGGGAGTGGAGTATATCGCAACGGGGCATTATGTCAGGATTGCCGAACGGGAGGGAAGATTTTATATCCGGAAAGGGATCGATCCTCAGAAGGATCAGTCTTACTTTTTGTGGGGCCTGCCTCAGGCGCTTTTAAGAAGAGCGTTGACCCCTTTGGGTGAATATACCAAAAAACAAGTGAAGGAGTGGGCGGCCCGGAATGGATACGAGCAGATGGCCCGGAGACGGGAGAGCATGGGGATATGTTTTCTGAAAAATAAGGATTACCGTGATTTTATAAAGGATTATCCTATAAAAGACTTCCGACAGGAAAGTGGAGAAATTATTGACGATAAAGGACGGGTATTGGGCGTACATGCCGGAATCTTGAATTATACGGTTGGACAGAAACGGGGGATTCCCGACCGGACCGGAGTTCCTATGTATGTCCGGGAGATCGATGTGGAGAGGAACAGTATTATTGTCGCTCCCAAATCCGGGTTATATACTTCTGTACTGACAGTCGGGCAGGTGGAGGCAGTGTACTTTGGGGATTTGTTAGCTGACGGGGTAGAAATCAAAATCCGGGGGTTGGGATTAAATCCGAGGGGAAATATCCGGGCTGAACGTTTGAGCCCTGACCGCTTGAAAGTGGTCTTAAGTGAGCCTGCCTGGGCCGTTGCTCCGGGACAACCTGTTGCTTTTTACCACGAAGATATTTTATTGGGTGGAGGAATTGCTGAAAAAGATGAAAAGCTGTAA
- a CDS encoding MarC family protein produces the protein MFTFGLLCFTSFFTLINPLGAMPVFMTMTMELDEKERRKVARRASLVSFLIMMFFAISGDLLFRFFGISIDSLRIVGGIIFLIMGMDMLQARLVKTKVKESEVKSYVNDISITPLSIPMLCGPGAITNAIVMWNKATDWETKMIMVIAVAVVITLVYLILRSSSRIIKILGETGNNVMMRLMGLIVMVIAVEFFFSGLKPIVIDILRSVG, from the coding sequence ATGTTTACATTTGGATTACTTTGTTTTACCTCGTTTTTTACGTTGATCAATCCGTTAGGAGCGATGCCGGTTTTTATGACCATGACGATGGAGCTGGATGAAAAAGAACGTAGAAAAGTGGCCCGCCGGGCTTCTTTGGTCTCTTTTCTCATCATGATGTTTTTTGCTATTTCAGGCGATTTGTTATTCCGTTTTTTCGGTATTTCCATCGATAGTCTGCGGATTGTCGGAGGAATCATCTTCTTGATTATGGGGATGGATATGTTGCAGGCCCGTTTGGTGAAAACCAAGGTGAAAGAATCGGAAGTGAAGAGTTATGTCAACGATATCTCGATCACGCCTTTATCTATTCCGATGTTATGTGGCCCTGGTGCGATTACCAACGCAATCGTTATGTGGAACAAAGCTACCGATTGGGAAACCAAAATGATTATGGTCATCGCCGTAGCTGTGGTGATTACTTTGGTATATCTTATTTTAAGAAGTTCCTCCCGGATTATCAAGATACTCGGCGAAACCGGCAATAACGTGATGATGCGGTTGATGGGGCTGATCGTGATGGTGATTGCTGTCGAATTTTTCTTTAGCGGGCTAAAACCGATCGTGATCGATATTTTGCGTTCGGTAGGCTGA
- a CDS encoding RNA polymerase sigma factor, whose amino-acid sequence MIVELSGPDMNPEITDQTLVLQRLKEGDEKTFELLFHRYYAALCFFANKILKDEEAARDVVQEVFIRFYEKSYDFPNLIALKSFLYSCVQSKALNALEKQNTRTSLKQRLDTPKYEEATYFRHQIEAEIFEEIFAAIEELPSECRRIFKMSYLEHMDIREITEKLQIAESTVKTQRQRAKQYLRKRLKNLYTLVIFLFFE is encoded by the coding sequence TTGATCGTCGAATTATCAGGGCCAGACATGAATCCGGAGATCACAGATCAAACGCTCGTTTTACAACGACTCAAAGAGGGCGATGAAAAAACTTTCGAATTGTTATTTCATCGTTATTACGCCGCATTATGCTTTTTTGCCAATAAAATATTAAAAGATGAAGAAGCAGCAAGAGATGTCGTTCAGGAAGTGTTTATTCGTTTCTATGAGAAAAGCTATGATTTCCCAAACCTGATCGCTCTGAAATCATTCTTGTACAGCTGTGTACAATCCAAAGCCCTGAATGCTTTGGAGAAGCAAAATACCCGGACATCTTTAAAACAACGTCTGGACACTCCCAAATATGAAGAAGCCACCTATTTCCGCCACCAGATCGAAGCGGAGATATTCGAGGAAATTTTTGCTGCCATTGAAGAATTGCCTTCCGAATGCCGGCGGATTTTCAAAATGAGCTACCTGGAGCACATGGACATCCGGGAAATTACAGAAAAATTACAAATTGCCGAATCTACTGTAAAAACACAACGCCAACGGGCAAAACAATATCTCCGCAAACGCTTAAAAAACTTGTACACTTTAGTTATTTTCCTATTTTTCGAATAA